TGGCCAGCAATTAGTTGTATTACCAGCCCTCACTGTTTAACTTTCAAACTTAGCTGAAAAAGAGAAAGGCTGCTGAAGTACAAGCAATtagggaaaataaatggaaattgcATTATCATCCGTGTCTGGATTTTCAAACAGTTGTCATCATATAACTGAAGTTCATTCAGAATCTAGGAAGGTGCCCAGTTCAAAGTGAAAGTGAGAAAATGTGGGACATTAAGGTGGTAGGTGgctggaaagagagaaggaaaacatttaaactaGTGAGTTTACCTGACAGTGGTCTGTTTCACAAGGACAAGAGTCCACAAAAATACAGCAAGCAGACTAGTCCACAGATGACCAAGGAGGAGTTAGGAAATGGCAATTTTCGTGCTGATTCTACCTTTAACATTTGAAGGTATCTGGGGCAAAGTAGTTACTTATCTTCCTTGGAGATGGAGGAGAAATAATGTAtatgatttgattttaaaattggcccctgtgtgagtcagctttccattactgtaacaaatacctgagataaatcaatttttataaagataaaaggtttattttggctcacattttggaggtttcagtccatgaccaattggcctcattgctttgggtctgtgttGACACACTgtggtgggagcacatggcagagcaaaaccgTTCACTTTAAACCTGGGAatcaaaagaggaagagaaagaaacgaGGGTCCCACAATTCCCTTTAAGGTCAAGTGCCCAAGGACTTGGAAACCTTCCACCAGGACCCACcccttaaaggttctaccacctcccaaaagaattgaagaagggctggggaccaagtctttaacacacaAGCCTTTGAGGAACTTATGCAAACCCCATCAGTAACCTACAAGGTTATTTGGTAAGGTGGCAAGATGTCTGTAAAATGCTTTCAGGGAATAAAGCTgtggcaaaataataataacaataaaagcacaaataaaaaacacCACACATCGTGGGAAGTGGAAAGCAATGACACCAATTGTACAGGTGACCAATAGCTCTGAGGTGCTCCCTCACCCTATATTCTGCTGTGAGCCTTTCACTTAGAATGAGCCCCTATAATGGACTCCTGGAGCAAGAGATCTCGTTTTGCCTCTCATGTACAACTCCCACCACATCCCAAATTACCCCTCCAGAATAGATGTTGAGGGAGACAAGAGAGGAGTAGTCAGCATATATTTTTGGTATACCATCCATCTTGAAAGAGAGATTTAAACCAATAGGATATACACAGGTTGAAGTACATCTGATGATAATAACAAAGATGCATGGACCTATAAAAAGTCATTTAATGTATATTCCAGATGGCCAATACAAGCTGGTTAGGTAATTAGCCCTTGAAGAGTTCTTTTATagtcatataaaaatgttttgccttgttaaaaaaaagaagtctagTCTAACAAAAACATATCCACCAACGGGCTTGCATTGTTTTCCATTTGCAGGTTTGCAaggtaattaaaaatacatacatatgcatcTCTGAGCTGTCTGTTAGCTAATCAGTTTTGGCAATACGCTGCACAGAGGTATACTGCCATTGGTTTCTGACATTAAGTTAGCTTTAAGCTTACTGGCGATTCCAACAACTGGAGGCAGCCTGGAACCCAGTCCCTGGAAAGCACTGGTAGGATTAACTACCCGTTTCCCTGACACCTTGTCAATGGTGAGAGGTCTGGGCACAGACTTGCTAATCCAAGGGTGTCTTAATGCTTGAGCTGGGGTCAGGCGGGCAGAGGGGTCCCAATGAAGACATCTTTTCAGGAATTCTATAAACAAATAGTCATCACACCCTTTCAGTGCTGTCCCCCAGTCTTTGCTGCCTGGAGGACCCCGTTTTTTACCCCTACGTGAGCGACCCCCAACAAGTACCACCCTCCCATCTGCCTGAGTAGTCACAGAGCAGTAGCGAGGTAGGCCCTTAGAGTTAATAAAGTACTTGGCACGTTTGGATTGCTCTAAAAGTTTTGGTGGTGGCATCCCTAGAAGCTCCATCATACAAGCCAACTGATCGCCTTCATCCTCTCCAGGAAACAGAGGCTGTCCTGTTAAAAGTTCTGCAAGGATGCAGCCAAAACTCCATATGTCAATAGGCGTGCTGTAGCGACACCCTAAGATGATCTCCGGAGCTCTGTAGAAACGAGACTGGATATACGTGTAAAGTTTCTGGTACTCAAAACAACTGGACCCAAAGTCAATGACTTTAGTTGCACTGCGTCCATGGTGTTTCAGAAGAATGTTTTCTGGTTTCAGATCGCAGTGGATGATCTTATTTTTGTGGAGAGCATCCAAGGATTGCAAGATGGATTGGGCAAATTTGCGTACCAATTGGACACTAAAACCCtgaaacttgttttttttaattagctcATAAAGGTCGATGCTCAGCAATTCAAAGGCCATGCAAACATGGTTCCGGAACGTGAAACTTTCCAGCATGTGGATAACGTTCATGCTACcagttttatcttgttttttaagaTGCTCCAAAATCCGG
This genomic stretch from Sciurus carolinensis chromosome 12, mSciCar1.2, whole genome shotgun sequence harbors:
- the Dyrk3 gene encoding dual specificity tyrosine-phosphorylation-regulated kinase 3, yielding MGGTARGPGRKDAGPPGSGLPPQQRRLGDGVYDTFMMIDETKCPPCSNVLCNPSEPPPPRRLNITTEQLTREHTQHFLNGGEIKVEQLFQEFGSSKSGTLQSEGITNSDKSSPVVSQGKSSDNLNIIKSSSSSKAPKVVPLTPEQALKQYKHHLTAYEKLEIINYPEIYFVGPNAKKRHGVIGGPNNGGYDDADGAYIHVPRDHLAYRYEVLKIIGKGSFGQVARVYDHKLRQYVALKMVRNEKRFHRQAAEEIRILEHLKKQDKTGSMNVIHMLESFTFRNHVCMAFELLSIDLYELIKKNKFQGFSVQLVRKFAQSILQSLDALHKNKIIHCDLKPENILLKHHGRSATKVIDFGSSCFEYQKLYTYIQSRFYRAPEIILGCRYSTPIDIWSFGCILAELLTGQPLFPGEDEGDQLACMMELLGMPPPKLLEQSKRAKYFINSKGLPRYCSVTTQADGRVVLVGGRSRRGKKRGPPGSKDWGTALKGCDDYLFIEFLKRCLHWDPSARLTPAQALRHPWISKSVPRPLTIDKVSGKRVVNPTSAFQGLGSRLPPVVGIASKLKANLMSETNGSIPLCSVLPKLIS